The genomic DNA CTCCCCCTTCTTTCGCAGCGGGGACAACAAATTGAGCCAGTCGCAAGTTGTTGGAAGGTTGCTGCTGTTTCCAGGTTTTGGGGATGGCGAGAGTCAGGTCAGACGCTTTGACTTCGACGGTTTCAACTGTCTTCGCTTCCTTGGCTGCATCTTCAGCAAAGGTGGGGAACGAGAGCCCCAAGGTTAAAGCGAGACTCATAAATGGTATCAGCTGATTTGAAAATGACATTCTTAACCTCGAAAGGGTTCTGGTTGAAAATAGCCCAGAAGTTGAATTGACCCACAACCTGTATTGTGCGGAAGAGGGCGGCCGTTTTCAATCGTAGGGCGTTGTGGATGGAATGGAAACGGCTTCAAGAGTTCTTTGAAGTGAAATGTCTGAACGTAACTTGAGTGTCTCAATGCCGGCAGCCTGCTGAGCAAGCTTTTGAAGTGAGACTTCGAGAACTGGGTGCACGAATTCCGGAGCGACTTCCGCAAATGGAATCGATAGAAAAGCCCGCTCGGAGATTTCTGGATCAGGAATCACAAGATCTTCCGAAGCGAATGTCAGTGCACCGTACAAACCAATGTCGAGGTCAATCGTCCGAGGCCCATTTTTGTTCGCGGGGTCACGCACTCGCCCCAGTTTTTCTTCAAGAGACCGGAGCACATCAAATTTGAGTGGACGCGCAGCGAGTGCTGTTTTGACGAGAATCGCGGCGTTGCAGAATGGAGCTTGATCGAGAAAACCGAGAGGGGCAGATTCGTAGACTGAGGAAACTTTCAAGACTGTCAGTCTCAGATTTTGAGCAATAAAGCGAACAGCTGCGGGGAGATTTTTTTCGGGATCGATATTCGAACCCAGGGCGATAATCACAGACGTTGCAACTTGTTCAGCCATGTTCTCGTTCCAGCGAGACTGAAATGTATTTGCTGTGCAGGTTCTTCACTTGGATCAAGGACCCTAATGGTAAACCCTTGTCGATCAGCAAGGTTTCGTTCTTGCTACTCAACTTCGGGAGTCTGAGATCGCTCGATTGTCACTCCGACCGTGCGAGAAAATCTGAGCGCCCCCGGTTTCTCGATGCTCACCCAAACTCTCTCAATTCGTTCATCTTTCAGGCAGAGCCGGGCCACTTCCTCAGCCAGCTTCTCGACGAGTTGAAACTTGGATTCTTCCACAAATGCAATCACAGATTTGCAAATCGTGCGGTAATTCACCGCGTCTTCGATGTCGTCAGAGGCTCCTGCGGGACGGATATCAACCTGGAACTTCAGGTTGATCACAACGTCCTGCCGGTTTTTTCGTTCATCGGGATTGATCCCAATAATCGTCCGCACGAGCAGGTCTTTGATTTCAATAAAGTCAGACATTCAGTTTTCCGAAATTGTCATTTGAGCGACGCACGACTTCCTCTGGATTGATTCATCTTCATCCAGAGGCTGTCTAATCTGGACACAATCGTCCAAATGAATCTTAGTGCTCTCGCTCAGAAATACCATAATGAAACGTTTGTCTCTTAACTGAGTTGCTGTCCGCCGGTCACATGCAGGATTTCGCCTGTGACAAATTCAGAGAGCAACAAGTACAGGGTTGCCTCAGCAATTTGCGAAGGAGAACCGGTCGTTTGTAGCGGATTCAGGCTGGCCTTCTGTTGAAAGTCCAGCTCGGATTCTCCCGGAGCGGGCAAGATCGCCCCAGGAGCAATCCCGTTGACTCGAATCTGCGGGCCAAGTTCTTGTGCTAAAAGTTTCGTTTGTGCAATCAACCCCGCCTTTGAAATCGTATAGGCCACCTGACCGGGGACCGGTTTTTCGCCACGCCAGTCAACAATGTTCACCACCGCACCGCTTTGTCCGTTGAGTTGCTGTTGAAAAGCCTGAGTGACAAAGAACGGCGCCTTGAGGTTGATATTCATGTGGCGATCCCAGGATTGCTCGTCCGTATCGCTGAGCGTTCCGGATTCAAAAATCGCCGCAGAGTTGATCAAGATGGAGATGGGACCGAGTTCGCGAGTTGCGTGCTCAACAACCTGATTCGCTGCAGTAACGGGTTCTGCAAAGTTCGCGGAGACGGAAGTTGCTCGAACTCCGAGCGCTTCAAATTCTGCGACCGCTGAGTCTGCTTCGGTTTGAGATGATCCATAGTGAACGCACACGTTGACCCCAACTTGTGCGAGGTGGCGACCGATCTCTCGACCAATTCGTACTGCCCCACCGGTGACAATCGCTGAAGCTCCTGTCAGAATCATTTCAACTCCTCGGTCTCAACCATTCCGTAAGCTTGTTCACAGTCATCCCTTTTATTCATGATAGTCAACTTTCGGTATTTTCGGTTCCATGTTCAAAGATGAACTCCTAGAAAAAGACGAATTCCATCCGCGGGAAACAAGTCCCGTTCGGATCGCTTTTTGCATTACCGAACTTGACCCCGGCGGAGCAGAATGGGCGTTGTTTCACATTGTCTCGCGTCTGGATCGAACCAAGTGGACTCCTCAAGTCTATTGTCTCTCCTCGGGGGGGGGACTGGTGAGCCGGTTTGAAGAGCAGGGGGTTCCCGTAAAATGCTTCGGAGCCAAGAGTCGCCGTGATCTCAAAGTTTTTCGCTGGTTAGAAGCCGAACTGCGAAAATTCTCACCTGAAATTGTGCAAGGGTTCCTGTTCCACGGAAATATTGTCAGCCGAATTGCAGGGAGTCGGGCGAAAGTTCCGATTCGACTTGCTGGGCATCGAGTCGCAGAGCGTGAGAAGAGATGGCATCTCTGGATTGATCGGCTGACGAAAAAGTTGGTCCAGCACCATGTCTGCGTCAGTTCTGGTGTCGCTCAGTTTCTTCTAAAGAAACTCCGAATTGAAGCTTCGCAACTCACAGTCATCCCAAACGGAATTGACCCAAATATTAAATTGGGAGATTTTGGTGGCCTGCGAGAAGAACTGGGGCTGGGCTCTCAAACTCGGATGATTCTGGCAGTCGGACGCCTGCATCGCCAGAAAGGATTCAAAACATTACTTGAGGCATTTCGGAAGAACGCGCAAGAGTGGACTGATGCTCATTTGGTGATTGTGGGAGAGGGGGCAGAGCGGGGCAGCATTGAAGCATTCGTTGAGCGATATTCATTGTATGATCGAGTGACTCTCACAGGCTTTCGGCCTGACATTCCTGAGCTCATGAGCGAGGCCGACTTGTTCGTTCTCTCCTCGCTGTGGGAGGGAATGCCGAACGTGGTGTTGCAGGCCATGCTGATGCAATTGCCAGTGATCGCAACGGACGTCGAAGGGGTTGCCGATCTCATCACCAATGGCGTGTCAGGATGTATCGTCAAACCCGGATCTGTAAAGGAGTTACGAACTGCGATGCAGGACTTTCTGGCAGACGATACGACCGCTCAAGAGATGGCGAAAAAGGCGAAAGCTGTTGTGGTGAAAGAGTTTACGTGGGATCGTGTCGCTCGCGAGTACGATCAGTTGTATCAGTCGCTCATTGAGAAGGTTTGATGTAGCCAATTGTGAGCTGAGCGAGATGCATGCCGAATGAGCTCGAAAAAAGAAGAAAATTCCAATCCCTACGGGGAGCAAGACCTGCGTCATTCGGGGGGGAGGGAAGATTGATTTTGGCCCGTTCTGTTCTTGACGAAACCGGCAATCTGAATACCCTTAGCCGTTGTGTGGGGACTCGTTAGGAAATACCAACCTGACGGTCAAAATGAGCAAGAATCGACGACAGTCCTGGATTTCTACAGGCCCTCAGCCGTTAACGAATTTCTCGTGGCAAGGTCTGCTCTGGGGCAAGTTCTATCCCGTCGTACGCCATTTCCCTACAGAACTCTCAATTTTCAATTTGCGTTGCCATCGATCAACGATTTGGCATGCAATCATCGAAGTTTCGACGTTCATTAATGAACGTCAGCATATTCCGCTTGCTACTGGGCAATCGGAGCTTGTGGCTCATGACGAGCTGCTCACAACTTGTGGCTGGGAACTCCTTCCTTCTCAGCCACAAACCCATTCGTCCCACGCAGGGGAACGGAATCTCCTGGGGGCGACTGGGTTTTTTCACTAGGCTTGAGTGCGACCGCGTAGCGACGAGCAATAGAAAGGCTCTGAGAATCACGGGGACGAGAGCTGAGTTCGCCTCGAGCGTTTCCAATGCTTCTCTTGTCTGCGAAGAATGTTTTCGCAAGTCCAGACGCTGATGCCACGCGGCAGATCCTTCAAACCAATTCGAAAGATGCTTTAGGATCAGTCCGAAAACCTTTGGGGTAGTCGCTTTTCTCAATGCTTGAGAGAGCAAATTCAAGTTTCAGGATCAGTTTTAGATTTGCTCTAATATTGAGGCAGCGTCATTGAAAGAGCGATTACTCTGGAGAGTAGGCGGTTGGAACCATGTAGACGCTTGCCGGACGTTGTGAGAGGATTTTTCCGTCCTTTTCGGAAGCTGCACGAGCTTTCTTCCATTCTGGGTCAGCGCCGAATTTCTTCCAGCCGGCTTTGGCAGCGTCTCGGTTGTCGTACTCCAGGACATAGATAAGCGTGTTCTTGGAATCTGGCTCATCTTGCGGAGTCCAGTAACCGAAGGATTTCAACCCGTGTCGCGAGAAAATTTTCATTGTGTGGTCACGGAAACGAGCATTCAAAGCATCAAGCCGCCCCGGTTCAGTGACATAGGTTCTCAACTCGTAGGTCTTTTTCGGGTCTGCCTTCCCCACTTTGGGAGAGTAGTCCGTCAGCGTCATGTAGGTTGATTCCGGCGATTTTGAAAGAATTTTGCCATGAGCCTCACGACTCGCCTTGGCAACCGCTTTCCATTCCGGGTCCGCGATGAACGCCTTCCAGGAAGCTGCGGCGGCATCCCGGCTCTCGTGGCGAATAATGTAGATCAAGCGATTCTTGTCGTCTTCAGTATCGCTGGGGACCCAGTAAGCAACATTCTTCATCCCGTGCTTTTCAAAAATCCTCATGGTGTGATCTTTGAAGCGGCTGTGAAGCGCATCGAGCTTGCCCGGTTCACAAGTGTAAACTCGGAGCTCATAGACACCGACGTCAGCAGGACCGTCATCAGCAAAACTGTACATGCCGGATGTGATGACAGAGAGTGATGCGAGCGCAGCATAAAGAATTCGCAACATCTGAAGCTCCGTTCAGCGACGAGAGTTGGTGAGAAACACAGCTGGAAATGAAAGTCACAGTATCGAAAGGACCACTGCGGCTTTCAACTTGGAATGGGACTCAAATCAACATGCAGTGAGCAGCCCGGCAAGTGTGCTGGCTGACTCAAGCTGACTTACAGTTGCAATTACCATTACAAGTTTGAAAAGACATTACTCGAGAACCGCAAACGGGCTGACTCGGTATGCTTTTTCAGCAATTTCTTTCTTTTCCGCGTCTGATTTGGCTTCAGCGTGCATTTCGCGGAGTTTTTTTAGTTTTTTACGTCGAGTTCGGCGACGAGCCAACTCACGTGATCGTTCAATACGCCCCATGTGCCTGTAAACTGCTTTTAATCAATGATTGGTAATGCGATTGGACACCCCAAATCGCGAGGGTTGTTAGAGTATCTCGCAGCGGCTTCATGGTCAACGGACCTTGAGGAACTCAATTCAAACGAAATCAAGTGATTGTCCCGAATGGATCTTCTTGGAAGTGACCTCTGATCGAAACCGGTTCAGTCTGGTGATCTTTCGTTAGAAGACCGAGCGCAAAAGCCCGAGTGTTGAACCGACGATGCTGCACGGGTTTGTGAGCTGCACTGAGTTGTATGCTGCACTGAGTTGTATGCTGCACAGTATTGTGACTTGCAAGTCTCGCCTACATTGTTCTTCCACCGTCCAGGACGATGCACTGACCGGTGGTCATGGTTGTTCCGACAGCCAAATAGAGAATCGTATCTGCGACATCTTCGGGAGTGGAACAACGGGGAATCGGATAGTCAGCGGTGAATTCGTCGATCTGTTCTTCCGTCATCCAAGTGCGTAACCAACGTGTATCGATCGGTCCGGGACAAACAGCATTCACACGAATCTCGGGAGCAAGCACTCGCGCGAGTGATTTGGTCATTGTATTGAGAGCCCCTTTGCTGGCGCAATAGGCGATTGAGGAACCAACCCCACCTATTCCTGCGACAGAGCTCGTGTTGACGACTGCACCATTGCCACTTTTCTTCAGGAGCGGGGCAGCCGCACGTGTCACGAAGAAAGGTCCTTTGAGGTTGACGTTGAGAATCCGGTCCCACCGTTCCTCTGTCATTTCATCGAGGTTCTTATGCGGAACGGGAAAGGTGCAGGCAGCATTGTTGACTAAAACATCCAGCGACCCGAACCGTTCGTCGACCTGCTGAATCATGTTTCGAACCGCTTCGTCGTCGCTGACATCACACTTGATGAGAAGTGCTTCCGAACCGGCAGCTTCGACGAGTTTGACGGTTTCTTTCGCTTCGGCCTCGCTCTTGGTGTAATTGACTACGACGTCAAATCCCAATTCTGCAAACTTTTCTGCACAAGCTCGCCCGACACCGGTCGCTGAGCCGGTGATAAGTGCAACTGATCTTTCTGCCATGACAAACCTTTGGTTCACGATCTCGATTGGGATCTAGAGCATTTCCAATGCTTATCATGTCCGCGAAGTACGTTTTCACAAGTCCATCAGCCAATCACCTGGCAATACGCTCTGTTCGCGGACACAAGAAACACGAGACTGCTCTTATAAACGTTATCGTGACAGCCAGCGGCGGTCCTGAACAGTCAGAATCGGGACTCAAGACTCAGAATCGTGAGCAATGTTGATCGATTGCTCAACGCTCAACTGCAGATCGTTATGCAGCGTTCGCATCACTTTGAGGAGGTTTTGGGCGGATCGATCTCGACTTGTTGTCCCCGTTGCGAGCTTTGAGATCGAAGAGACCGAAGATCTCTCCGGCGGATAAGCTCAGAGAACTGTTTTCATTATCGCCATCGCCCAGAACGCGTTTAAAGAGTTCGCGCTTCTCCTGCAAAACCTTATCGATTCTTTCTTCAATGGTGTTCTTGCAGATGAATTTGCTCACGATAATCTGAGACGCCGTGGCTCCAATTCGATGTGCCCGGTTGATCGCTTGATCTTCAACTGCAGGGTTCCACCACCGGTCATACAAAAAGACATATCCGGCAAATTGCAGGTTCAGTCCAACTGCCCCGGTGCCGTAACTCATCAAGATCAAATTGCAATTGGGGTCGTGCTTAAACTGGTCGAGAATCGGCTCGCGTTTTTTGGTGGGGATTCCACCGTGGTATGTCAGGCAGCCGAACTGTTTCGTCCGTTCTGCCAGCCAGTCGAGCGTCTTTGTCCATTGGCTGAAGAGAATCGCCTTGCCTCCCGAGGCGGACACTTCTTCCATGTCTGCCACTAAGCGGTCGAGCTTGCAGGAATCGCCTGTCATCGGGTCAGAATTACAGATCTGCTTCAAACGCAGCACAAGTTCGAAGACATGCTGAATCGTAATCGACTCGCCCATCCCATCGAGTTGGATCACACCTTCCTTTTCGGCAGTTTTGTAAGTGTATTCCTGCGCCGGAGCGAGATCGATCATGGCGTCACGGTCGATACGTGGAGGAAGATCCTGCGCCACGAGATCCTTTGTTCGTCGCAGAATGTATTCTTCGCTTAACTGCGAGAGTTGACGAATATCCGGGGAAGCGTGTTTCGGAACAACGTTCATAAACTGGAAGAGTGAAATCATTTCCTCGGCCCGGTTTTCAATCGGAGTTCCAGTCAGACAGAGGCTCCGATCGCGAGGGATCGAGTGAATCATTTTCGCTGTCACGGACTCCCGGTTTTTAATCCGCTGTGCTTCATCGAGGACGACCATATCAAACTTGGGATGATCTTCTTCGCGCATGTTCATGAAGTCGCGGACGACGACTTCGTAGTTTGCGAGCAAGACCATTGAGCCGGGCATCTGCCAGATCATTTGGCGGCGATTAATGTCACCTTCCAGAGTGGTGATCGGAATCTCTTCCGCCCAAAGTTTGAATTCGCGTTGCCAATTCGGGATCAGCGGTTTTGGGCAAACCATTAACACCCGACGAATTTGACCGGCTCGAAGCAGCAAGCGAATTGCCGTGATCGTTTGCATCGTTTTGCCCAAGCCCATTTCATCAGCCAGGAGTGCCGACTGCTGAGCAAATAACCATGCAATTCCCTCGTACTGATAGGGAAACGGCTCGAAGGGCATGATCAGCTCTTGCCCTTTTAACCAAGATTCCAAAGGGGGTTGAAGAACATAAAAGAGTCGGTCTTCAATCGAGAGTGCGTCACTCGGCGGTTGAATTCGGGTCGATTTTCTCTTCTTCGCACTCTTGTCTGGATTCGCAACTTTCGGCCCTGCGATCTCTTTGAAGTTTTCGTCGGACTTCTTCTCTCCTGCGACTGGTAAGAATTCGATCCCATCCGGGAACGTGAGCCCAAAAGTGTTCAGCTTCGGCCAAAACGGTTTCCAGGCTGGGATGAAGCCAGCTTTATCAAGAAGTGGAACCGAGTTCGAATCGAGTGGCGGAAGACGCTTTAATGCTCCATTCATTCCGGTGATGTGCAAATGAGGAGACCCCATTTGAAAATCGGTCTCACTCACCTCCGGGGAAGCAAACTCGAACGGCATGGACTGAGGAGAGGCTTGGGGACTCTCTTCTTGAACATGATCGTGATTATTGAACATGAAGGAAAATCACTTTCGAATCAGGCGACAGCGTTGGATTTGACAGTCTCCAACAGAGCGTCTTTCACACGTTCGAGCGGCTCAGCAAGGTCGGCATCTGAGGAAATCCTCGCGCATTTCTGTTCGAGCAGATCCTGATCTCCGGCATAGTCTCGATGAAACCGAAGCTGCTGCATTCCGAGCTGAATCCTGGTTTGGTCAGGGAGATCCTGCTGCGGGTCACTTTTCGCAACGAGGCACCCGACCGGAACGGGGATTGCCATTCTTAATTCAATCAGTTCATCTTGGCAGATGATGACCAGCTCGGGCTGTACTTTCAGGCGTTCAAAAAGGGTCTTTCCGATCAATTCAGAATAGACGAACGGTTCGAGAGTTGGCCCGTAGAGAATTTCCTGGGTTTTGTTCGGGCGTATCGGTGTCGTACACTGGAATTCAAGCGGTCTCCCGAGTTGATTGGTGACCAGCAAGCCACCGACGTACCCGAGATCGGTTTGAACCACCCACAGAAAGCCAAGGTGAAACTTCTTTTGATCCGCCGGCTGCGACATCGAGACTCCATTCCTGTCGATTGAGATCGGGAAGTCCTTTCCCCACTTTTTTCGTCTCTGCTCAAATCGTCCACACAGGGAAAGAACTTGAGTCAGAGCAGCTGAGCCGTCAGGACTCTCCTCGAATCCAAGAATCCCGGAACCTTTATCCGTTGAGCTTCAGTCCGGCCACCGAAGTTCGGCAAAGGCTTCAGCAGTTCGATGATATGTCGTATCTCTTTTTCTGGTAGGTCGATACGTTGAATCGCTACGCTGGATAAGTGAGTGCCGCTCCGTTAATGCTCCTTATTCATGGCTATCGCCTCATCTGGAGCATCATTCGACTTGGTTTGCAGGATCTGCCTCGTGGCGAACAGCATTTTTACTAGAGAAACGCGCTCTTCACGGGCACACGGTAGAGCAAACTGCTCTAGTCAATCGAGGCGAATGGAGAACGATGGTGCTAAGTGAAGTAGAACAAGCAGGAGACTTTACGCAGCCTGCCTATTTCGCAGTCTCTTTGACATTCTCCAGAGCTTCTTCAATCGAGTCAAAGTGTGGCCAGAGCTTGAATAAGCTCATGTTCTGCAGAACTTGCTTCATTTGATCATTGGCGTTGCAGAAACGAGCTTGCCCGCCACGAGCTCGGGTTTCGCGCATCATTGAGACCAGCGAACCGATGAACTCAGAACCGAAATAGGTCAGTTGAGCGAGATTCATGATGAGGTGCTTGTTTTCCGGCTTCATCATTTGCTGCCGAATCACATTTGATTCAAGGTGCAAATCCTGATACCGGAACGCACTCCCTTCACCCATCGGAGTTACAATCAGGATATCGCCCAGCTTCTCTACATTAAAAATTTTAAGATGTCGCATGTTGCTCAACTTTTTCAGCTGGTCAATTTACAACGATAATAATGACCAGGAGGGATAGCAAAAATTCTGACTGCCCAAAGTTCCGGAAATGAGCGGCCATCTTCGTATAAATTGATCTCTCTGTCATCCGTGTCGGAATTCACAAGTAAATATCGTCACGAAATCTTAACACTCCTCCGAATCGAGTGCACAGAGTTGCGTTTTGAGTTGCTCAACTGATTCAGCCGGAACATGACACGTCCCACGGTCACACAAATAGACCCGGCTGACATCCAGGTCTTTCCCTTCAAACATAGAGCGAGTCAGTTCCCCAGGTTGATTTTCCTGTGAAATGGCAATTAATCCGTTTGGAAGAAACGTTCGTCGAAGATGAGTGAGCATTTCCTCGCTTGCCTGCGAGTTTTCACCTTGAATGACCACAACTTCTCGACTTGGACCGAGTAAGAAGTCGACCGCAATTAAGCCTTGGCCGCATGCTCGGGGGTGTTCCTGAATGAGACCGCTGAAGGAATCGATTGTCCGTACTGCTAATGTTTCCAGTTCGGACCGCTC from Thalassoglobus polymorphus includes the following:
- the folK gene encoding 2-amino-4-hydroxy-6-hydroxymethyldihydropteridine diphosphokinase, producing the protein MAEQVATSVIIALGSNIDPEKNLPAAVRFIAQNLRLTVLKVSSVYESAPLGFLDQAPFCNAAILVKTALAARPLKFDVLRSLEEKLGRVRDPANKNGPRTIDLDIGLYGALTFASEDLVIPDPEISERAFLSIPFAEVAPEFVHPVLEVSLQKLAQQAAGIETLKLRSDISLQRTLEAVSIPSTTPYD
- the folB gene encoding dihydroneopterin aldolase, encoding MSDFIEIKDLLVRTIIGINPDERKNRQDVVINLKFQVDIRPAGASDDIEDAVNYRTICKSVIAFVEESKFQLVEKLAEEVARLCLKDERIERVWVSIEKPGALRFSRTVGVTIERSQTPEVE
- a CDS encoding SDR family oxidoreductase gives rise to the protein MILTGASAIVTGGAVRIGREIGRHLAQVGVNVCVHYGSSQTEADSAVAEFEALGVRATSVSANFAEPVTAANQVVEHATRELGPISILINSAAIFESGTLSDTDEQSWDRHMNINLKAPFFVTQAFQQQLNGQSGAVVNIVDWRGEKPVPGQVAYTISKAGLIAQTKLLAQELGPQIRVNGIAPGAILPAPGESELDFQQKASLNPLQTTGSPSQIAEATLYLLLSEFVTGEILHVTGGQQLS
- a CDS encoding glycosyltransferase — its product is MFKDELLEKDEFHPRETSPVRIAFCITELDPGGAEWALFHIVSRLDRTKWTPQVYCLSSGGGLVSRFEEQGVPVKCFGAKSRRDLKVFRWLEAELRKFSPEIVQGFLFHGNIVSRIAGSRAKVPIRLAGHRVAEREKRWHLWIDRLTKKLVQHHVCVSSGVAQFLLKKLRIEASQLTVIPNGIDPNIKLGDFGGLREELGLGSQTRMILAVGRLHRQKGFKTLLEAFRKNAQEWTDAHLVIVGEGAERGSIEAFVERYSLYDRVTLTGFRPDIPELMSEADLFVLSSLWEGMPNVVLQAMLMQLPVIATDVEGVADLITNGVSGCIVKPGSVKELRTAMQDFLADDTTAQEMAKKAKAVVVKEFTWDRVAREYDQLYQSLIEKV
- a CDS encoding NIPSNAP family protein encodes the protein MLRILYAALASLSVITSGMYSFADDGPADVGVYELRVYTCEPGKLDALHSRFKDHTMRIFEKHGMKNVAYWVPSDTEDDKNRLIYIIRHESRDAAAASWKAFIADPEWKAVAKASREAHGKILSKSPESTYMTLTDYSPKVGKADPKKTYELRTYVTEPGRLDALNARFRDHTMKIFSRHGLKSFGYWTPQDEPDSKNTLIYVLEYDNRDAAKAGWKKFGADPEWKKARAASEKDGKILSQRPASVYMVPTAYSPE
- a CDS encoding DUF6800 family protein produces the protein MGRIERSRELARRRTRRKKLKKLREMHAEAKSDAEKKEIAEKAYRVSPFAVLE
- a CDS encoding SDR family NAD(P)-dependent oxidoreductase, whose product is MAERSVALITGSATGVGRACAEKFAELGFDVVVNYTKSEAEAKETVKLVEAAGSEALLIKCDVSDDEAVRNMIQQVDERFGSLDVLVNNAACTFPVPHKNLDEMTEERWDRILNVNLKGPFFVTRAAAPLLKKSGNGAVVNTSSVAGIGGVGSSIAYCASKGALNTMTKSLARVLAPEIRVNAVCPGPIDTRWLRTWMTEEQIDEFTADYPIPRCSTPEDVADTILYLAVGTTMTTGQCIVLDGGRTM
- a CDS encoding DEAD/DEAH box helicase — translated: MFNNHDHVQEESPQASPQSMPFEFASPEVSETDFQMGSPHLHITGMNGALKRLPPLDSNSVPLLDKAGFIPAWKPFWPKLNTFGLTFPDGIEFLPVAGEKKSDENFKEIAGPKVANPDKSAKKRKSTRIQPPSDALSIEDRLFYVLQPPLESWLKGQELIMPFEPFPYQYEGIAWLFAQQSALLADEMGLGKTMQTITAIRLLLRAGQIRRVLMVCPKPLIPNWQREFKLWAEEIPITTLEGDINRRQMIWQMPGSMVLLANYEVVVRDFMNMREEDHPKFDMVVLDEAQRIKNRESVTAKMIHSIPRDRSLCLTGTPIENRAEEMISLFQFMNVVPKHASPDIRQLSQLSEEYILRRTKDLVAQDLPPRIDRDAMIDLAPAQEYTYKTAEKEGVIQLDGMGESITIQHVFELVLRLKQICNSDPMTGDSCKLDRLVADMEEVSASGGKAILFSQWTKTLDWLAERTKQFGCLTYHGGIPTKKREPILDQFKHDPNCNLILMSYGTGAVGLNLQFAGYVFLYDRWWNPAVEDQAINRAHRIGATASQIIVSKFICKNTIEERIDKVLQEKRELFKRVLGDGDNENSSLSLSAGEIFGLFDLKARNGDNKSRSIRPKPPQSDANAA
- a CDS encoding STAS domain-containing protein translates to MRHLKIFNVEKLGDILIVTPMGEGSAFRYQDLHLESNVIRQQMMKPENKHLIMNLAQLTYFGSEFIGSLVSMMRETRARGGQARFCNANDQMKQVLQNMSLFKLWPHFDSIEEALENVKETAK